A window of Chitinispirillales bacterium contains these coding sequences:
- a CDS encoding sigma-54 dependent transcriptional regulator has product MSNSDKLFENEYKMLWDMTGNSPVMEKVVRLCVKIAPSSANIVMLGENGTGKEYFAEIIHKLSKSDGKFVAVNCGAIPENLFESELFGHKKGSFTGAVADKSGVVEEADGGTLFLDEIADLPLNCQVKLLRFIQEKTFRRVGENSDRKSNCRIIAATNKNLKQMIEDNLFREDLYYRINVFAITLPPLRERKESISYLIPLFMHQQCEKLKKGTLDFSNEAKFALMSYDYPGNIRELRNVIEHATVVNESGVISFEDLPEYLQKFIEEKYLNHKSLAIEYKDIPLIEVKKDIIPDKKNEGTDDNDVFCINSLMTLNDAETAYIKFVLKKCKNNYSKAAKILGISRSTIWRKLNDESY; this is encoded by the coding sequence ATGTCAAATTCGGACAAATTGTTTGAAAACGAATATAAAATGCTTTGGGATATGACGGGAAACAGCCCGGTAATGGAAAAAGTAGTTCGTTTGTGCGTGAAAATCGCTCCAAGTTCCGCAAACATAGTAATGCTGGGTGAAAACGGCACGGGAAAGGAATATTTTGCGGAAATTATACATAAATTGTCAAAGTCCGACGGCAAATTCGTTGCGGTAAATTGTGGAGCGATTCCGGAAAATTTGTTTGAAAGCGAGTTGTTCGGGCATAAAAAAGGTTCGTTTACAGGCGCGGTCGCGGATAAATCCGGCGTCGTAGAAGAGGCGGACGGCGGAACGCTTTTTTTGGACGAGATAGCCGACTTGCCGCTTAACTGTCAAGTTAAACTTTTACGTTTTATACAAGAAAAAACATTTAGGAGAGTCGGTGAAAATTCGGATAGAAAATCAAATTGCAGAATAATTGCCGCAACTAACAAAAATTTGAAGCAAATGATTGAAGATAATTTATTCCGCGAAGATTTATATTATCGAATAAACGTTTTTGCAATTACTCTGCCGCCGCTTAGAGAGCGGAAAGAAAGCATTTCGTATTTAATTCCTTTATTTATGCATCAGCAGTGCGAAAAACTCAAAAAAGGTACGCTTGATTTTTCAAACGAGGCGAAGTTTGCGCTTATGAGTTATGATTACCCTGGAAATATTCGTGAGCTGCGAAACGTCATAGAACACGCGACGGTAGTGAATGAATCGGGAGTAATTTCGTTTGAGGATTTGCCCGAGTATTTGCAAAAATTCATTGAAGAAAAATACTTGAATCACAAAAGTTTGGCAATTGAATATAAGGATATTCCTCTTATTGAAGTGAAAAAAGATATAATTCCGGATAAAAAAAATGAGGGAACAGACGATAACGACGTTTTTTGCATAAACTCTTTAATGACACTTAATGACGCGGAGACAGCATATATTAAATTTGTATTGAAAAAATGTAAAAATAATTACTCAAAGGCGGCGAAAATTTTGGGAATCAGCCGTTCTACAATTTGGAGGAAACTAAACGATGAGTCGTATTGA
- a CDS encoding YbgC/FadM family acyl-CoA thioesterase: protein MSRIDIRIYYEDTDLSGVVYHSNYLKFMERGRTEFLREHEIDLAKYHEEGVVFAVTEVKIQYRYPAKYNDLVRVETELDAISSFQVSFRDEMFNQDGKCLSKGTAKIVAVDEKSGSAIRLPESFINLAEKILEQNKKNV, encoded by the coding sequence ATGAGTCGTATTGACATAAGGATTTATTACGAAGACACCGATTTGAGCGGCGTAGTCTATCACTCAAATTATCTAAAATTTATGGAGAGAGGGCGTACGGAATTCCTTCGCGAACACGAAATTGATTTGGCGAAATATCATGAAGAAGGCGTAGTTTTTGCCGTTACCGAAGTCAAAATACAGTATCGCTATCCCGCAAAATACAACGACTTAGTGAGAGTTGAAACGGAATTAGACGCAATTTCGTCTTTTCAAGTAAGTTTTCGCGACGAAATGTTTAATCAGGACGGAAAGTGTTTGAGCAAAGGAACGGCGAAAATTGTCGCTGTGGATGAAAAAAGCGGAAGCGCGATTCGTTTACCTGAAAGTTTCATAAATCTTGCCGAAAAAATTTTGGAGCAAAACAAAAAAAATGTATAG